From the Alteromonas sp. CI.11.F.A3 genome, the window TATGGTACTGGCGTTGCTAAGCTAGCCAAGGTTTCTATCTCGCAAGTACGTGCAGAAGCAAAAGCCCTAATTGACGAGCAAGCAGCCCGTGCTGCAAAAGCTAAGAAAGTAGCGGAAAGCTTAACTGCTCTTATGCAATAAGAAACACTAACTACGAACTCGCCCTACTTATTTAGGTAGGGCAGTTGTAGTTATCAAAAATTATCAAAGACTTCGTTTGAATAACCTGATTTGCCTAGTAGGCTTTTTTTAATATCAACTACTCATATCTATCATTACCAACGTCAACAATAGGAGATCCACAATGCACATCGTTAAACGCACACTATTGGTTTTTACTTTACTGCTGAGTGTGAGCCTATGTCATGCACAAACTAGTGTTGATGACCTTAAAGCACGCTATTTCGACGCTGCCCGCGAGGGAAATGTTGAATTGCTTCAAGCTTTTTATCAAGCGGGTCTTGATGGGAACGTAGCTGATGAGAAAGGTTATACCGCGCTTATTTTAGCGGCTTACCATGGTCATAATGATGCGGTTTCATATTTACTTGGTAAAGACAGCATTAATGCCTGCCAAGAAGATAATAAAGGTAATACCGCTTTAATGGGGGCTATCTTCAAAGGACATCTGAGTGTAGCTAGAAAGCTCATGTTTGCCGAGTGCAATATTGATGAAACTAACGCTCAGGGGCAAACCGCATTAATGTTTGCTAGCTTGTTCGACAGACAGTCTTTAGTGAGTGAGCTAATTGAAAAAGGCGCTAACCCACAACATAAAGACTTAGCAGGCAACTCAGTAGCTGATATTGCATTGTCGCAAGGCAATTACAATTTGGCCAAATCGCTGAATGAGTCAAATGTTAATCGATGATAATGAAGTAGACACATATATTAGAAGAACGTAAACGGGGCATTGCCCCGTTTTTTTATTTTAGGCATACGTACTGCCAAAGACACCCACCAAACAAGTACTTCCTTATAGAAATACAGCCTAAGTAAGGTTGCTATCCAACTTAAAATAATGGATTAAAAGTAGGGGCAACTCCCTATGGCTGGAGCTAAGTGATGATTAGATACTAAGTATTAGGAGATAAGCCTAATAATACTTATCTCCTCAAAAAAATGTAGAAATAGAACAACTGAAATAAGCCCTAAATTTATAAGTTGGAAACCTTATGAAAATATTCATTACGCTGCTCACGCTTACTATCGCCTCTCCGACATGGGGAGCGCTAATCACGTTTGACTTCAATCGGCTTACGCTATCCTCTAGCACATCACAGGCTACGGTAACGGGATCTATTACGTTTGATGACACCATGTCAGATTTTAGTGCCTACACGTGGGAAAGCTTTGGTTTTAACTTCGAGTTCGATGGCGATACTTTCTTACTTGACGAAGATCATATTAGCGATATTGAAATTGTAGACTTGGAAGACCTTATATTCGGAGACGATTCCAGTAGTGGGTATGAAGGCTTTGTTTTCTCATTTTTCGATGGAAATTATACATTGGCAACAGGGCAAGGCGGTATGGGAGCAGAAGAAACCTGCTTTTTTACTGACACGGATACCTTATGCGCAAACGAACTGTTCAGTTTAACAAGAAGCTCATTACAAAATCGCGCAGTATCGGTCAGTGAACCACCTTTGCATATGTTTGTTCCACTATTATTAATGGTGCTATTCGCCAGAAAAAGAAAAATATAATAAAAGCGTTGGGCGAAAAATGGCCCTAAAGCGCAGCAATTTGTTCCCGCCAATTTACTTGTTTCTCGTAAGTTGGTGCCTCCGCAGCCCCCACATTTTGTGGGGGCTTTTTTATGTCCAGTTCAGTGTTTGGCTAGCTGATTTTATTATACTTATGGTTATAGGGGGAACCCCCCATAGTGTCAGCGCCTCGCTTACGAAATACTCAAAGGGTAAAACAACGAGGTGTACTATGAAAATTTTAAACAAGAAAAACTTATTAGCCGTTGCGGTAGCGTGCGCTTTACCGGCAAGCATGGTTAACGCAAAAACTTTCGACACAACGCTTGCAGACAAATTGCTAGCGGCGCCATCAGAGCTACAGCAAGTTATTGTCACGTTTGAAGGAAATGGCCCCCTTTCATTAGATCAATTAGACGCACTTGACGTACTGGGTATTACATCAGGTGTTAGCCTTAAGAACCTGCCTATCGTAGGTATTATGGCCACGAAAGCACAAGTTGACGCATTGTACAGTCGCGATGACGTAGTATCAGTGTGGAACAATGATCCACTTGTACTAGAAAATCACGAGTCGACCCAAATAACAGGCGTGCAAGCATTACGAGCAGACCGAGATTTGCGTAATAACGGCATCCCTTACTCAGGCCGCGGCATTGGCGTAGTGGTTAACGACTCGGGCGTAGATGGCACCCATTCTGATATCGCTTATCCGGATCACGTAATACAAAACGTACTCGCCCAAGTTAATTTAAATAGTTTTAGTAGTATCTTACCCATCTCTTATATCGAAAATGTGCCTAACTCAGATATTGGCGGTGGCCATGGTACTCACGTAGCTGGCACCATTGGTGGTAATGGCGCAAAGAGCAGTGGCTTACATGCAGGTGTAGCGCCAGGCGCTGATATCATCGGTTACGGTTCGGGTGCTGCACTATTCATATTAGACACCTTAGGTGGTTTCGATTACGCCCTTACTCACCAGTACGACTACAACATTCGTGTTATTTCTAACTCGTTTGGTAATACAGGTGATGTGGGTACTGATTTTAATCCAGATGATCCAACAAATGTCGCGACGAAAGCATTGGCAGATAATGGCATTATTACGGTGTTCTCAGCAGGGAATTCAGGCTCTGGTGAGTCGACAATTACCGGTAACTTTAAAAAGGCTCCTTGGGTTATCACAGTAGCGGCAGGCGATAAGGAAGGCAATTTGGCCGACTTTAGTTCTCGAGGCGTAGATGGGAAAGGAGGCCAAGTCGTTGTCGATGGTGAAGTGTTTACATGGGAAGACCGCCCTACTATTACAGCACCTGGTGTAGACGTTATTTCTGCAAGAGCATCAACATCGAGTTTAGGCGCACTAAGCGCTACCGATGATGCTGCGATGATAGAGCCCGCCCATTTACCTTTCTATACTGTATCAAGTGGTACTTCAATGGCAGCGCCACACGTATCTGGGATAGTTGCATTAATGCTAGAAGCTGATCCTAGTTTGCAGTGGGAAGAGGTGAAATCAATTATTCAACAAACTGCTACACCAATGGCGGGCTTGGCTGAATGGGAAGTCGGTGCGGGTTACGCGAATGCTTATGCCGCCGTGAATGCGATTGTTAACGGCGTTGAAGTATATGGTGATACGTTGAAGCTAGACCGAAAATTTAACGGTTTTGCCAATGTATCGGAAGGCGAAAGCTTTATTCTGCCAACCACGTATCTTCCTGTTGGTGAGCCTCCGGTAGAAACCTTCGATGTGGGGCCAGACGTGTCTATGGTATTGGCAAGCGCCACCATTGAAACGGCGACTGCATTTGTATTAGAAGATCCAGCAGGAAACCGATATGGCTCAGGTATTGGTCTGCCGCTTTTGGGCTCTTCAGTAGGTATTGCAGCGCCTGGTATGGCCGGGCAGTGGAAACTATATAGCAGCGGTATTGGAAGCGTGAGTGGGATATCTGTCGATCCACTGGGCGTAACTAATGGAGTGGGAATTCCCTCTACTACAGACGTGAATATTCGATTGTTAGAAACCTCAGGTTATGTGGGCATTGACGATGTTGTAGGTCACCCTTCACAGTCGTACGTTGAATACGTGATAGCCAATGAATTAATGGATGCCACCACTGATGGTTTTAAGCCGGACGATGCACTTACCCGTGTTGAATTCGCTGATGTACTTACTCTTAGTAATAGCGTGCGCCAGTCAATTGTTGGTAATACTGCGATGTTTTTTGATGTAGATTCAGCGTTTGCTGGAGCGGTTAACGCCGTCACGTCAGAAGGGGGCGTGTTGAGCGACCTTACTTTCAGCGAGGGCCCTCTTATGCTTATCGGTGGTAGCGAGCATTTTGGCGCTGCTGATACTGTGACTAAAGAAACCATGGCCTATTCTTTAATACAGGCGTTAGGGTTGGAAGCGTCGGCACAATCCTTCGATACGGCTGAAACGCTGGTAGCCATTGTATTTGACCAAGCAGTACCTGTTGCCGATAGTGAACTGATTGCGCCTGAAATGCGCGGCTATGTGCAGCAAGCGTTAGCCATGGGGTTAATGCAGGTGCAAGTGGAAGTAGAGCAGGGGCCATTTGATTTAGAGCCAACGCTGGTGGCTTACTTCAATCCTACTGATGAAGTGACACGCGGAGAAACAGCCTTCGTGGTGACTCAGGCACATCAGTTGTAAAAGCAATCGCTATTCAAGAAGGCCGGCTTTGCCGGCCATTCTTATTAGTTCGGCTGAACTGCTCAAGTTGAGTTTTTTGTATATATTACTTCGGTGATTTTCAGCGGTTTTCAAGCTCATATTCA encodes:
- a CDS encoding ankyrin repeat domain-containing protein, encoding MHIVKRTLLVFTLLLSVSLCHAQTSVDDLKARYFDAAREGNVELLQAFYQAGLDGNVADEKGYTALILAAYHGHNDAVSYLLGKDSINACQEDNKGNTALMGAIFKGHLSVARKLMFAECNIDETNAQGQTALMFASLFDRQSLVSELIEKGANPQHKDLAGNSVADIALSQGNYNLAKSLNESNVNR
- a CDS encoding S8 family serine peptidase — protein: MKILNKKNLLAVAVACALPASMVNAKTFDTTLADKLLAAPSELQQVIVTFEGNGPLSLDQLDALDVLGITSGVSLKNLPIVGIMATKAQVDALYSRDDVVSVWNNDPLVLENHESTQITGVQALRADRDLRNNGIPYSGRGIGVVVNDSGVDGTHSDIAYPDHVIQNVLAQVNLNSFSSILPISYIENVPNSDIGGGHGTHVAGTIGGNGAKSSGLHAGVAPGADIIGYGSGAALFILDTLGGFDYALTHQYDYNIRVISNSFGNTGDVGTDFNPDDPTNVATKALADNGIITVFSAGNSGSGESTITGNFKKAPWVITVAAGDKEGNLADFSSRGVDGKGGQVVVDGEVFTWEDRPTITAPGVDVISARASTSSLGALSATDDAAMIEPAHLPFYTVSSGTSMAAPHVSGIVALMLEADPSLQWEEVKSIIQQTATPMAGLAEWEVGAGYANAYAAVNAIVNGVEVYGDTLKLDRKFNGFANVSEGESFILPTTYLPVGEPPVETFDVGPDVSMVLASATIETATAFVLEDPAGNRYGSGIGLPLLGSSVGIAAPGMAGQWKLYSSGIGSVSGISVDPLGVTNGVGIPSTTDVNIRLLETSGYVGIDDVVGHPSQSYVEYVIANELMDATTDGFKPDDALTRVEFADVLTLSNSVRQSIVGNTAMFFDVDSAFAGAVNAVTSEGGVLSDLTFSEGPLMLIGGSEHFGAADTVTKETMAYSLIQALGLEASAQSFDTAETLVAIVFDQAVPVADSELIAPEMRGYVQQALAMGLMQVQVEVEQGPFDLEPTLVAYFNPTDEVTRGETAFVVTQAHQL